The window GCTTCTCAAATTTCTTCCTAATGGTCTTGAACAGGATCAGAATAATTAAATATATTGGTAAATTCTGCTTTTATAGTTTTGTTCTGACCTGTAAAAAGGGATGTCAGCTCCAAAAGCTACCAAGAAATGTATTGTTACTTCAATAAGACCATATGACCTcttttatttttgtatgctaACTGCCTGAAATGGTCATCAGTACTGAAATgaaaggctatacacttagggcccgATTCTGCATAGGAGGCCTgctctcagcagctgcctaagtggcttttgagaatcgcacacgggcatcctatacagaatcgtgtctgTCCTAAAGTACATTTGCCTAACCCCGCCTAACAAGCTCAATTCTCTAACCGATGTCCAAGTCacaggcaccgtttagagaattgcattgccgctgagctgattgcagcaagagaatctccctgccactatcagctgagcggcagcggCAGGGAATCAGCACAAGTAGgccagtaggagagatgcccactccctcctgctgccacccccaaacccccccacactgttcacagcaggaggaatgcccaatccctcttgccgcaAACCCCGAAacaatcactggcaggagggatgcccgctccctcctgccagcacccccccccccaacatccccagcaggagggatgcccactccctcctgccggcacccccatgAACACatgatcccccccaccccccaacacccccctgtACATTTATAAACAAGGCTGgcgggatgcctactccctctggccagcaggcctgcctcttcagaaaGACAGGCCTTCCCCTTTGCACTCCTTGACTCTAACCTATctctttccaaccatatctctcaggtggtatcttcctcattttattaCCTGTGACaactccaaaaaataaggaactacttttcagagtctgacttcaccccaccactctatgccttagtactctctcacatggattactgcaatgcctatTCAACGGTCTCACTGCGAAGAACGTACAACGTCTCCAGCGTGTACAAAACACGGCAGACTTCTACAAAACCTCCATGCCCACGACCCTTAATCTAGTGTCGGTTCAATAGCTGCCCTTAGCCAAATGTTGtctcttcaagggcctgatgttcGAATCCTTGCACGACAAAGCTTTCTCCGTACGTGTCGaacaggtccctctgctcccaggatgaaatatgcctcaaaatgtCCCCTAGTTGTGCcgttcaactgcaaactgccactgttcctactcccacttcataccgagccactggaatcaactgccccccgcagatcagatctcTTGAAAGACTCCTCaagtttaggaaagcaataaaaacataccttttcaccaaactcccctgcccatgaccaatggattacaaagaaatgtatattggtactagatcccgttatgtgtcatgttaggataaaaacttgtattgaaaaatcttccactgtaactaacaaatttaacctgtaaactgtacgtTATGTACAGTATATTGGTATTATATCCCTagtgtgtgtcaagttaggataaaaacttgtataatatagcaaattgtaacctgtaaattagattttatttatttaaaaaacttaatataccgcctggagtcacagcggtttccaaataaacatacataaagaaaaaaaaatacaaatcattcttcaaaatattAACAAAACATATGAAAACAGATTTACAAATTCTTCAATAACATGTTTAAAACAATTTTAGGAAAGACAGATCAAAAGTATGCATCTACAAACATTTTGGTTTGCAACATCTTCTTAAAGCTGTAACGATCCACACAAAATCTCAATTGCCCAGTAAGCTTGTTCCAATATGATCcagcaatggaaaacatttggCGTTGAGTTGTCTCATATCTTACATTGTTAGCTGGCAGTGCTACCAATTTCAACTTCCCTTCAGACCGTAATGCCCTTGGGGGTTTATAAACCAAAATGGCACAGTTTGATAAACTAGCTGATGTACCAAAGACAACACTTTAAATTGAATTATTTGctcaattggcagccagtgcaaacTTTTCCAATGTTGGGGTTATATGGGCTACCCTTGTCACCCCACTAATTTTCTTTCCTAGCTACAGAATTCATAAGTACTTGCGGAACCTTCAAAACAAAAACAAGGCCTTGCAATAATTCAACCTAGTATATAtccaattaggataaaaacttatatcataaacttgtactgtCATTATGGCAAAACTGTATGTCTGGGGGGGACTTTGTAAGTATTTTTAGATAAAACAAAAACCAGTCTGAAACCAATTTTAATTTATTCTGAAATCCTTATATAAATTATATGCCTTGAGTTAAGGTGGTTTAATGTTTGAATGCTTTGGCTCCCCTTGTGGCTCTCAATGCCAAACCTGAAAGCAGAAAACCAGGGAAGGCTGGCAGCTACAGTAAACCAGAACTATAGCTTCTGTTTGCATACTAGCTGTATTCAGCACTTTGAATTACATAATTTAACAACACATGAAATTTTAGCATCAGATCTGAATGAATGAATCCGAAAAGCTATATTCGAGGGAAATCGGCAGAGTAATGGCTTAACTGCATCTGATCGCCTTTGCTCTCACAGCAGGGAAACCTGCGCCCCTCCCCTGTCCTACCACCATCCGACGTGCAAGAAGGCAAAGGGACCGGGACGGCCCTCGCTCGGACAGCCTTAATCTTGCTGCTGTCCCGATGCAAAAGGGCGGGGATACCGTTGCCCCGCCTCCTGTGACAGGATAGAAAATGGATCGGCTGAGATGTTTCTTGCAGAGCAATGGGGAATAGAGGTCTTTATTATGGGAGACCACGCGGCCTAGTAACTTCGGGCCAGCCAGATCTAGCAGTTCATTTCGAGCGGCAGCATTAGGGCCGGAGAGCCACACTTGCTGCCGATCAGCGCTGATCATAGGCCTGGCAGCATcttctcttcccctgctagcTGGGCATCAGGCGTTCTCCTGACTGAGCCTGAACACATCAGCATAGAGGCCGCCTGACCCACTACCTCTAGAGCTCTGGCCCCTTATAGCTTCCCAATTTCCCTCTCCCACCCTGTCATATTTGCTCCCTCTATTCCCAAGCATTTGTTTCCTcagtctctttccttctctccattGCTTGCCAGTCTCACACCTATCCagacctcctcccccccaattactTGCCACTAACTGCCCCCTCCCATTTACTACCAGTTTCATATCTGCCAGTCTCACACCTTGCTAGTTTCATAACTTACCTTCTCCTCCTTTACCTGCCAGATCATAGCTGCCCCTTCCTCTTCCATCATTACCTGCCAGTTTCACACTTGCCAGTTGCCCCTTCCTCCTCATTCTCCTCTCCCTAGCCAACTAGTCTCCCACCTGCTCTCTCCTTTTCTACCTTCCCGTCCACTTCACTGCCTCCCTCTCCTATCCCTCCCAGTATTTTTTTCTCAGTTGCCTGATAGTCTTATACCTGCCCCTTCCTTGCTTGCCAGTGTCATACCTGCCCTAATCCCCCCTCCCATATGCCTGCCAATCTTTCTCCCCTTTACCTGCCAGTGTTACACCTGCCCTTTCCCCCcttctcccctatccctccttcaTTACCTGCCAGTCTCACACCTCTTAGTCACCTGCCCCTTATCTCCCCCCATTGTTTGCCAGTCTCACACCTTTGACCCTCCCTCGTTTCTCCCCCACTGCCTGCCAGTCTTACACctgccccttcctcccttctccctccctgcttgtcCCCCCGTCCCTTCTCCATTACTTGCCAGTCTCAACCCTCCTAGTCTCCTGCCCCTTATCTCCCCCACAATTGTTTGCCAGTCTCACACCTGTGACCCGCCCCTCCCTCTTTTCTCCTCCTATTGCCCAGCCTCACACCTGGCATCCCCTCTCTCCCATGCCTGTGAGCCTCACCTGCCCCGCCTTCcccttcctgccagtctcagccgggctcactcctcccctcttccctccccccccccccggcagcccTGAACCTGCTCTCCCCTCCCCGCCAGTCTCCTCCTCCAGCGGCTAATCCACCGTCGCCTCCGTCACCGCTCGGCACTCTTCAACAAGATGGCGGGATCGCTGGTGGAGAGCGACGGGCCGGTGAGTGGCGCTGGCGGGGGCAATGCCCGGCTCCTGGGATGGGCGGAGGGGCTCCGGCGCGCGCCTCTTGCCCGCCGCTCCGGCGGCGCGAGCGCATTGTGCCCTCGGCAGAGGACCCGATGGGCTCGAGGCTGCAGCGAGGGTTAACCCGGGTCCCTCTGAGCCAGCCTCCCAGTGCAGAGCCGATCCGGAGCCTGGCCACGTTGCCTGCTCCTTCTCCTGAGCGGCGAAATCGTGTAACAGGTTCAAATGAATTAACATCATCAggggctgtcttttttttttttcttcttcttctataGAAAATAGATGGCGATCTTTTGAACAATTCtttaggatctccggtccaagCAGAAGTGCTTTTCCCACGCCTGGTAAATTTACTTGTCATTTTCTGGCCTACAGCAATGAAGttgtgatttttgttcctggaatGTCAGACTCCATCTAAtgattatgcccctctctttCAGACTGTTCCTTTTTGCGGTCGAATAAAAGGAGGGTTGAAGCCAGGGAAAAAGATCTTGGTGATGGGCATCGTGGACCTCAACCCTGAGAGGTAACTCGGTTTTTGGTTAATGCTCTTGCAGGGTTTCTGCATCTAACCTCCCTAGCTAAGGAGGAGCCCTGCCTAAATGTTCGGTTTCCCATGAAAAGAATTTGCAGGGACTGGTCAGAGCATTGCCTGTGTTgggttagttttttttatttttttttttaagacatctAAATATAGAGCACTAATTTCTCCTCCAGATCCCAAGAGGAATGTGGTTTTTAAATGGTTTGGGCCAGTTTTCCAAACATTAGACTcagtgcaaagaaaaaaaaaaaaaaaagaacaggaagTATTTTTAAGGATAATTCCTTTTTTATTGATGGTGATGACTTTACAGTTCCTACTTCATGTATAGGAAACTAGATTTGTAAGCCAGAGATGCTTAACAAAGTTATtttgtgttcttaaaaaaaaaaaaaaaaaaaaattggtgccatGTGTATTACAGTTTTGACATCCGTCTAACTTGTGGGGAATCAGAAGATCCTCCTGCAGATGTGGCTATAGAACTGAAAGTTGTGTTTACAGAGAGGCAGTTCCTCAGGAACTCTTGTGTTTCCGGCGAATGGGGCGATGCAGAATCGGCTATTTCATACTTTCCATTTATCCCTGATCAACCATTTAGGGTAAGTGAGCTCTCGGAGCACATGCCAAAATTTACATTTGTCAGGCATTTGCCCTGCCTTTCACCACACTCTTCTCATTGtgtcctgtctgtctatctgtcttgacTGGATTGTAGGCTTGTAACAGGTACCAGAGATTGTTCATTATGGGGATAATTTATGGTGATGAGCACTGAAGATGCACACTCAAcaagtaaatatttaaaaattgctCAGGGGTATTTGTGCATAAACGCAGGATTCAGAAAACACAAGCCCGGATTCTCGAACTAGCACCAATATCAGCGGCCGCCGATCGCATGCATCAGCACCAGTTTCAGAATAGCGCCAACACAAATGATGGGCACCGGAAatctaggccagggttttccgggcctacatttcctgcacctatctttgcgtgaatcgtgcctatgtaggtgctttaagcCGCCTAACATCACTTCCggcgttggccatgcctactttggcattcagtggcctaaagcacctacataagtacataagaataaccctgttggctcagaccaatggtccatcttctagcccaatatcccgtcttcatggaggccaatccaagtcacaagcatCTGgtaaaagcccaaatagtagcattccatgccaccgatccagggcaagcagtggcttctcccatgtgtgtctcaacagcagtttataaacttttcctccaggatcttgtccaaatctttttttttttttttaaaccagctacattaactgctcttaccacaaaactttctggacatctagatatactacattaaccggcttgcctttatccacatCTTTTTTGAGCtttggcgaccagaattgcacatggtATTCGAGGTGCAGTTCTACCATagagtaacatatagtaacatagtaggtgacggcaaataaagacccgaatggtccatccagtctgctcaacctgattcaatttatttatttttttatatctttattaattttaaaaaataaagagaaagtgcaatagaatatacaaataataatataagaacatatcaccccctttcctccctccctgcatgTGTGTGAAACTCATTCTGAAATTAAATGCTTATACTATTGATCAGTTTTTACAAATGTCGCTAATGGACTCCAAGTCTTATTACatttttatagtgtcccaattgttcCAAGTTCATTCGCTCATATCTATAAAAATTGGCtcagggtttcccaccaaaagatatgatttagtctgtcccagtttttccaattttttgtaattagctgcatagcaactcctgtcataacaagaagtaatctattcttgCTTGCATTAATTGGACTCGTAGGTCttaataaagtcccaaataacaCTACGTCATAGGACAATGGAATCGATGATTCCAgtatattattaatatgtccccatatccacttccaaaaattgagtatcaagggacaatagaacaatagatgatccagtgtccctatttcaagatgacagtgccagcatctattagactttgaactataacttttgcaaatgaacaggaaacctgattcaatttaaattttatttcttcttagctatttctgggcaagaatccaaagctctgcccggtactgtgcttaggttccaactactgaagtctctgtcaaagctcactccagcccatctacaccatcccagccatcgaagccctccccagcccaccctcaaccaaacggccatatgcagacacagaccgtgcaagtctgaccagtactggccattataacattttcatcttggttttccatttctttcctgataattcctatcatgctgtttgctttcttagctgccgctgctgcacattgagctgagggtttcaacgtatccttaacaacgacacctagatccttttcctaggcagtgactcctaacacagcaCCTGCATAGGCGCAATTCCAGTGCCGATTTTCTGGGCACCAGTATGCGTCTGAAATCTCGGTTAAAAATGGCTACCAGTTACAGGCAAAGGGGCTCTTCCTTTCTGGCCAACATCTTGCAGGAGAGGCAGCGGTTGCACCATGCCACCCAAAGATGACAAGAAGAAGATGCAGGCAAGTCCGCCAAGAAGGACAAAGACCCCGTGAACAAATCCGGTGGAATAGCCAAAAAGAAGAAGTGGTCCAACGGAAAACTGAGGGACAAACTAAACAACCTGGTTCTCGTTGACAAAGCTACATATGACAAACTGTGTAAAGAAGTTCCAAACTAGAAGCTCATCACACCTGTTGTGGTCTAGGAGAGGCTGAAAATCAGAGGTTCTCTAGCCAGAGCTGCTCTTCAGGAGCTGCTTAACAAAGGGTTAATTAAACTAGTATCCAAGCACCAGGCCCAGGTGATTTACACAAGAAACACCAAAGGAGGAGATGCCCCTGCTAGAACAGAGGAAGCATAAAGAGGGTTTCTGCTGGCGTTCATGagaattttttttgtaaacatgagaaaatttaaaaaaacaaaaatggtaaaaatggCTTCCAGCGCCTAGAAAATTGGTGCCGATTTGAGAATCCGGGCTATTGTGTCTACTTTTAGGTGATGTACACATAGGGGACAATTCTGTAAGCAGACACATAGAGGAATGTCACACAGTGGCTTAGTAGGGAGGAGGCGGGGGGGAGGACTCCGCTCCGGGTGccgtgttggtgggggcgccagctcccctccttctctccgcccccctgcctcttccccctcctccccttgccacaTGCATGCCCCCTGCTTCTCTTACCCcgtacctctagctgttcaccacTGCGAGGAACAACTtaaacgtgctcctcgtgactggGTCTTCTCTTCCGCTGACATCACTTTCAGGTGCCACACATAGGAAGAGCCAACgggggtcgcaaggagcatgttgaagttcttgctgcttgcggcagtgaacaactagaggtaaagGGGAAGTGAAGAGAAGGGGGGGTGCGTGCAGCAGAGGGGagcgggaggagggggggcagagTCTAGGGAGATGTGCCACTGTCCCGGGCACCtcttacccttgctatgccactgatgtTACACTCAAAGTTATAAAGAGGAATAAACTATATAATCTTACTAGCAAAGCCTAAAAAAATATAGAGTTTAACCAGAAAACAGGCTAAGCACATTAGCAATTATATCAATAGAGACTGCACAAGTttcaaatagtggagaaaaaaagacctcagatatcAGTACATAGATGAAAGCGCGCGGGACAATCGCGCACGGACAAAGGAACTCAGACAAATGCGCACAGGACGTCAGCGCGCCgggttaaaagttaaatttaaaacgCTCCGAGGAGGTGTGTGGGGgttacccccccccactttacttagaagttttggtgctgccgttggggagtttgggggaaaaccccccccattataaaggaaagtgtaatttttccctgcTTACATTTTCATAGGTAAGTGCACACATGCACATAAgggctactatttaatatatttatgtgCACAAGGAGCATGTAAATGCGAGCATCTGGGTTATAGAATGTGTCCACACAACTGATATAGGAAGAGCTGACATCAAAGGATCAAAAAGTGACATTATGACGATAATAATAATTCATTGCTCATTCTACTCTCAGAGTGAGGTACAGGGTCCAAACTGGTTAATTGGTACATGTTTACAGGTTAATAAGTATAACGTCTATAATggttaatcattttaaaaaatccatCAACCAATGGTGAGGTCAGACGTGAGCTGGATTCCACATCTGGAAGATagtgtaaaccagtggtctcaaactcaaaccctttgcagggccacattttg is drawn from Geotrypetes seraphini chromosome 3, aGeoSer1.1, whole genome shotgun sequence and contains these coding sequences:
- the LGALSL gene encoding galectin-related protein → MAGSLVESDGPKIDGDLLNNSLGSPVQAEVLFPRLTVPFCGRIKGGLKPGKKILVMGIVDLNPESFDIRLTCGESEDPPADVAIELKVVFTERQFLRNSCVSGEWGDAESAISYFPFIPDQPFRVEILCEHLRFRVFVDGRQLFDFYHRIQTLAAIDTIKINGDLQLTKLG